The Chryseolinea soli genome contains a region encoding:
- a CDS encoding ATP-dependent Clp protease ATP-binding subunit: MEAKFSNRVKEVISLSREEALRLGHDYIGTEHLVLGMVREGEGVAVGVLKKLGVPLDELRNEIEKISKGTATHQIKNLANIPLTKASEKVLKITYLEAKIFKAQLIGTEHLLLSILRDQDNLGTQILNKFDVNYETVKEMLEYQNEGPMASQDTDDPDDDSSKIFGAGGAGAPGKEKKGTEKSRTPVLDNFGRDLTRLAEDNKLDPIVGREKEIERVAQILSRRKKNNPILIGEPGVGKTAIAEGLALRIIQKKVSRVLFGKRVVTLDLASLVAGTKYRGQFEERMKAVMNELEKSPDVILFIDELHTIVGAGGASGSLDASNMFKPALARGEIQCIGATTLDEYRQYIEKDGALARRFQMVMIDSTTPEETIQILDNIKEKYEDHHHVIYTKEAIEACVKLSDRYISDRYLPDKAIDVLDEAGARVHINNIHVPDDIVKFEEAIEEVKKEKNRVVKSQKYEEAAQLRDREKKLIEQLDNAKIKWEEKTRTEKYTVNEENVADVIGMMTGIPTNRIAQKESNKLLSMADELNNKVIGQEEAIKKLTKAIQRTRVGLKDPKKPIGSFIFLGPTGVGKTELAKVLATYLFDKEDSLIRIDMSEYMEKFSVSRLVGAPPGYVGYEEGGQLTEKVRRKPYSVVLLDEIEKAHPDVFNILLQVLDDGILTDGLGRRVDFRNTIIIMTSNIGVRDLKDFGSGIGFSTAAKRESDEEHMKTTIQNALKRAFSPEFLNRLDDIIVFNSLQRENIHKIIDLTLKKLFDRIIQIGYNVELTEKAKDFLAEKGYDHQFGARPLNRAIQKYLEDPVAEEILKGEVEEGGTILADYDGKGDVLTIKVKKAKASSKEKKE, translated from the coding sequence ATGGAAGCTAAATTTTCCAATCGGGTCAAGGAAGTTATCTCACTGAGCCGGGAAGAAGCGTTGCGCCTTGGGCATGATTACATCGGGACGGAGCATCTGGTTTTGGGCATGGTACGGGAAGGCGAAGGCGTGGCCGTAGGGGTGCTGAAAAAGCTGGGTGTGCCGCTGGATGAATTGCGTAACGAGATCGAAAAAATTTCCAAAGGTACGGCTACACACCAGATCAAAAACCTCGCGAACATTCCGCTCACGAAGGCTTCCGAAAAAGTGTTAAAGATCACCTACCTGGAAGCCAAGATCTTCAAGGCACAACTCATCGGCACCGAACATCTCCTCCTTTCCATACTCCGTGATCAGGACAACCTGGGCACCCAAATTCTCAATAAGTTTGACGTAAACTACGAGACCGTGAAAGAAATGTTAGAATATCAAAACGAAGGCCCTATGGCCTCCCAGGATACTGACGATCCGGATGATGATTCCTCGAAAATCTTTGGTGCAGGTGGCGCAGGCGCTCCCGGCAAAGAGAAAAAAGGAACCGAAAAATCCAGAACGCCGGTACTCGACAACTTTGGCCGCGACCTGACTCGCCTGGCCGAAGACAACAAACTCGATCCCATCGTGGGCCGGGAAAAGGAGATCGAGCGCGTGGCGCAGATCCTCTCCCGCCGCAAGAAAAACAACCCTATCCTTATCGGCGAGCCCGGTGTAGGTAAGACCGCCATCGCAGAAGGCCTTGCCCTGCGCATCATCCAGAAAAAAGTTTCCCGCGTATTGTTTGGTAAGCGCGTGGTGACCCTGGATCTGGCATCATTGGTTGCCGGTACGAAATACCGCGGCCAGTTCGAAGAAAGAATGAAGGCCGTCATGAACGAATTGGAAAAATCACCCGACGTGATCCTGTTCATCGACGAGCTCCACACCATCGTGGGTGCCGGTGGCGCTTCCGGTTCGCTGGACGCCTCCAACATGTTCAAACCGGCATTGGCCCGGGGCGAGATCCAATGCATTGGAGCCACCACGCTGGACGAATACAGACAGTACATTGAGAAAGACGGCGCATTGGCCCGTCGTTTCCAGATGGTGATGATCGATTCCACTACACCGGAAGAGACCATCCAGATCCTGGACAACATCAAGGAAAAATACGAAGATCACCACCATGTGATCTACACCAAGGAAGCCATCGAAGCTTGCGTGAAGTTGTCCGACCGCTACATCAGCGACCGGTACCTGCCCGACAAAGCCATCGACGTGCTCGACGAAGCCGGGGCCCGCGTACACATCAACAACATCCACGTGCCCGACGACATCGTGAAGTTTGAAGAGGCCATCGAAGAGGTGAAGAAAGAAAAGAACCGCGTAGTGAAGAGCCAGAAATACGAAGAGGCTGCTCAACTCCGCGATCGCGAAAAGAAACTCATCGAGCAACTCGACAACGCGAAGATCAAGTGGGAAGAAAAAACCCGTACTGAAAAGTACACCGTCAACGAAGAAAATGTTGCCGATGTGATCGGTATGATGACGGGCATCCCTACTAACCGCATCGCTCAGAAAGAAAGCAACAAGCTCCTCAGCATGGCCGACGAGCTGAACAACAAAGTGATCGGTCAGGAAGAAGCTATCAAGAAATTGACCAAGGCCATTCAGCGCACACGCGTAGGGTTGAAAGATCCGAAGAAACCCATCGGTTCCTTCATCTTCCTCGGACCTACCGGCGTGGGTAAAACTGAATTGGCCAAAGTGCTGGCCACTTACTTGTTCGACAAAGAAGATTCATTGATTCGCATCGACATGAGCGAGTACATGGAGAAATTCTCCGTATCGCGTCTCGTGGGTGCCCCTCCCGGCTACGTAGGCTACGAAGAAGGCGGACAGCTTACTGAAAAAGTAAGACGCAAGCCCTACTCGGTAGTGTTGCTGGACGAAATCGAAAAAGCTCACCCGGATGTGTTCAACATCCTGCTGCAAGTGCTGGACGATGGTATCCTCACCGACGGTTTGGGTCGCCGAGTGGACTTCCGCAATACGATCATCATCATGACCTCCAACATCGGGGTGCGTGACCTGAAAGATTTCGGATCGGGCATTGGTTTCTCCACCGCCGCCAAGCGCGAGAGCGACGAGGAGCACATGAAGACCACCATTCAAAATGCTTTGAAGCGTGCCTTCAGCCCTGAGTTCCTCAACCGCTTAGACGACATCATTGTGTTCAACTCGCTGCAACGCGAGAACATCCACAAGATCATCGACCTCACGCTGAAGAAGCTGTTCGATCGCATCATCCAGATCGGCTACAATGTGGAGCTGACGGAGAAAGCGAAAGACTTCCTGGCAGAGAAAGGATACGATCATCAATTCGGCGCTCGTCCTTTGAACAGAGCCATCCAGAAATATCTCGAAGACCCGGTAGCGGAAGAGATCCTGAAAGGCGAAGTAGAAGAAGGCGGCACCATCCTGGCCGACTACGATGGCAAGGGC